The following proteins come from a genomic window of Aequorivita marisscotiae:
- a CDS encoding NAD(P)/FAD-dependent oxidoreductase, with amino-acid sequence MKKADILLIGGGAAGFFTAINVAERNPNLKIIILERGKEVLTKVKISGGGRCNVTHAEFIPKELSQNYPRGEKELLGPFHTFMTGDTIEWFQNRGVELKIEEDGRMFPVTDSSQTIIDCFLSEAKRLGVEILLNEPVKEIQKEGESFILHTTSETFSAKKLVVATGSNPKIWKILEGLGHTVVPAVPSLFTFNIKDSRIADLPGLSTDVTVKVLDNKSKTLLESSGALLITHWGMSGPAILKLSAWGARLLEPLKYNFNIEINWLNTLSEEDVLDSLKELKSFQGKQTIFKYAQFDLPKRLWQSIIKSSGINERLTWAEATRENLLNIANQLTAAIFEVTGKSTFKEEFVTAGGVDLKEVNFKSFESRICQNLFFAGEVLNIDAITGGFNFQSAWTSGFVVSQNL; translated from the coding sequence TTGAAAAAGGCCGATATACTACTAATTGGCGGTGGGGCAGCCGGATTTTTTACAGCAATTAATGTTGCGGAAAGGAATCCGAATCTTAAAATTATAATCCTCGAACGCGGAAAGGAAGTACTCACAAAAGTGAAAATTTCTGGCGGTGGAAGGTGCAATGTTACCCACGCCGAATTTATCCCGAAAGAATTATCACAAAACTATCCGCGGGGTGAAAAGGAGCTTTTAGGGCCTTTCCACACTTTTATGACTGGCGATACCATTGAATGGTTTCAGAATAGAGGCGTGGAGCTAAAAATTGAAGAAGACGGCCGTATGTTTCCGGTTACAGATTCTTCCCAAACAATTATTGATTGTTTTTTGTCTGAAGCCAAACGGTTGGGTGTTGAAATTCTGTTAAATGAACCCGTAAAAGAAATTCAGAAGGAGGGTGAATCCTTCATTTTACATACAACCTCGGAGACTTTTTCGGCAAAAAAACTAGTTGTTGCCACAGGTAGTAATCCGAAGATTTGGAAAATACTTGAAGGTTTGGGACATACCGTTGTGCCTGCGGTGCCTTCGCTTTTCACTTTTAATATTAAAGATAGCCGTATTGCAGATTTACCCGGCTTAAGCACCGATGTAACGGTAAAAGTACTAGACAATAAAAGCAAAACACTTTTAGAAAGTAGCGGTGCGCTTTTAATTACCCATTGGGGAATGAGTGGCCCCGCCATTTTAAAACTTTCGGCTTGGGGCGCACGACTTTTGGAACCTTTAAAATATAATTTCAATATTGAAATAAATTGGTTGAATACACTTTCTGAAGAAGATGTTTTAGATTCTTTAAAGGAATTAAAATCATTTCAAGGGAAGCAGACCATATTTAAGTATGCCCAGTTCGATCTGCCTAAACGACTTTGGCAAAGTATTATTAAATCTTCGGGAATTAACGAACGCCTAACTTGGGCCGAAGCTACGCGCGAAAATCTATTAAATATTGCAAATCAGTTAACCGCGGCAATTTTTGAAGTTACTGGAAAAAGTACTTTTAAGGAAGAATTTGTAACAGCTGGTGGAGTAGATTTAAAAGAAGTGAACTTCAAATCTTTTGAAAGTAGAATTTGCCAAAACCTATTTTTTGCGGGCGAAGTGCTTAATATTGATGCTATTACTGGAGGTTTCAATTTTCAGAGTGCTTGGACGAGTGGGTTCGTTGTTTCACAAAATTTATAA